A region from the Cannabis sativa cultivar Pink pepper isolate KNU-18-1 chromosome 9, ASM2916894v1, whole genome shotgun sequence genome encodes:
- the LOC115724203 gene encoding uncharacterized protein LOC115724203 — protein sequence MDIELAKCECCGLKEDCTQDYITDVKSKFDGKWLCGLCSEAVRDEVSRGKSSLSFGMEEAVKAHMSFCRKFKSNPAVRVADGMRQMLRRRSGDLSSSSSSSSSNSSSSKKYSRSTTTSLY from the coding sequence atggaTATTGAGTTGGCTAAGTGTGAGTGCTGTGGATTGAAAGAAGATTGTACCCAAGACTATATTACAGATGTGAAGTCTAAATTCGATGGAAAATGGCTATGTGGGTTATGCTCAGAAGCTGTTCGAGATGAGGTTAGCAGAGGAAAAAGTAGTCTTTCTTTTGGTATGGAAGAAGCTGTGAAAGCTCACATGTCTTTTTGTCGTAAGTTCAAATCAAACCCCGCCGTTCGAGTGGCCGATGGGATGAGACAGATGCTTAGGAGAAGATCAGGTGATttgtcatcatcatcatcatcctcatcTTCTAATTCATCTTCTTCCAAGAAATACTCAAGATCAACAACCACATCATTGTATTAA